The DNA sequence GGTTGTTGTTGCACTCACGGGTTTCATTTCCGCAACGCGCCGGTCTACTCGCTCAGGATGACGAGTTGTTCGATTTCGCAAAATTGTGTATCCCGTCAGATCGCAGCAACGAAGGCGTCTTTCCTTCACTCTTCACTCTTCACTCTTCACTCTTCACCCTTCACTCTTCTCTCTTCACTCTTCACTCTTCACTCTTCACTCTTCACTCTTCACTCTTCACCCTTCACTCTTCTCTCTTCACTCTTCTCTCTTCTCCTCGCTCTTCACTCTTCTCAGTAGCCGCGCTCGGTATCGACCAGATTGACCAGCGCTTCCCCCCGCCGGAACCGTCGAAGGTTCTCCGCGAACAGAGCCATCTGACGCTCCTTCGCTTCCGGACTCCTCCAGGTCGTGTGAGGGAGAACGACGACATTCTCCATCGACCAGAGCGGGCTGTCGGACGGCAGAGGCTCCTCGATGAAGACGTCGAGGATCGCTCCGGCGATGCGTCGATCCTCGAGCGCACGAACCAGAGCGCGCTCATCCACGATCTCACCACGGGCCACGTTGACGATCCGCGCAGATCGCTTCATCCGCCCGAGCTCCTCTTCCCCGATCATCCCTTCCGTCCGCGAGGTCAGCGGCACAGAGACGATGACCCAGTCGGCCTTCGGAAGGGTCTCTGCCAGCGCTTCGACCGGAAGTCCCACGTCGAAAGGCTCGCGTGGTTCACCCGTCCGCGTCAGTGCGATCGTCGAGACCCCGAATGCGCGGAGCCGCGTCGCGATCTCGCTCGCTACACGGCCACCGCCGATGAAGAGTGCGGTATCGCCCATCAGCTCCGGCTCCTCGGTTTTCAGCCAGCGTTTCTGACGCTGTCGCTCGAACACTTCCCCGAGATTCTTTTGAGCCGCCAGCATGCATCCGACCACCCACTCCGCCATCGAGACCGCGTTCACTCCCGACGAGTTGGTCAGCGGAATCCCCTTCGAGAGAAACCGCGGAGTCAGGATGTGATCGACACCGACCGAGCCGGTGTGAACCCAGGCGAGATCGGGGTGGTCATCGAGCATCCGATGAAATTCATCCTCCGGTATCCACCACCGAAACAATGCCTCCGCTCCGGCCGCGTCGCCCTCGATCCGACAATCCTGATCGTAGGAAACGAGCTCGAAACGGGACGCGTCCTCACCGAGCGCCTTCTCGATCCCGCTTCTGAGATGCGCCGGGACGAGAGCCTTCATCATTCCGAAGCACCCGTCATCTCCGCTCTCCCGAATCTCCGTGAGGCGTCGGCCGCGTCCCGGCTCAATATGGCAGATATCCAGATGGGTTGCGACTTCATTCTTCCTCCGAGCTCGGCGCGTTCAACCAACACCGCGAAGCGCCCGGTTTACCACGAGATCGCGCAAA is a window from the Acidobacteriota bacterium genome containing:
- a CDS encoding D-2-hydroxyacid dehydrogenase, encoding MKALVPAHLRSGIEKALGEDASRFELVSYDQDCRIEGDAAGAEALFRWWIPEDEFHRMLDDHPDLAWVHTGSVGVDHILTPRFLSKGIPLTNSSGVNAVSMAEWVVGCMLAAQKNLGEVFERQRQKRWLKTEEPELMGDTALFIGGGRVASEIATRLRAFGVSTIALTRTGEPREPFDVGLPVEALAETLPKADWVIVSVPLTSRTEGMIGEEELGRMKRSARIVNVARGEIVDERALVRALEDRRIAGAILDVFIEEPLPSDSPLWSMENVVVLPHTTWRSPEAKERQMALFAENLRRFRRGEALVNLVDTERGY